The following DNA comes from cyanobiont of Ornithocercus magnificus.
ACCAGCCCTATTATTGGCTGATGAACCTACTGGAGCCCTCGACTCTCGTACCACCGAAGATGTACTTTGTCTATTCGATGAACTTCATCAGCAAGGAATCACCATCATTCTTGTGACTCATGAGGATGAAGTCGCAGCCTGTGCTTCACGCGTGGTGCACTTTCTTGACGGCCAACTTATGTCAACAGAAGAACAGGAGCTAGGGCAGAGTTCAAGAATATCAGGAAAGAGAAAGCATATAAATACAAAATCACAGACCAAAAATTGGATCTAATAATAGATTGAGATAATCATTAATACAGTGGGATGTGGTAAATCTAACACCATCGGGTCCAGCTACGATGCCTGTTTTCTCGCTGAAGTCTCAACTCTCCCAAGTCAGATATCCCCGTGATTGCCCAAATCTCATGACTCTCCGGGTCTTGTACCTCAGTAGACCAGAGGCGACTCTCAATCTGTTCTCTTAGCCAGACCACTGAGCACCTGGAAAGAAGTATCGCATGTTCGAGGGCCAGTAGGACCTCAACAGCCCATGCCTCGGGACATGCCAACACCTGCGGTAGTAGTTGTACCAATGCTACTCCCTCAGCCGGCACTGGATTAACTACATTCATCCCCAACCCTATGCGGGCTAAGCGGAGATTATTGCCACGGTGAACTAAAGACGGCAACAGGCCAGCCAGTTTTCGAGATCCCACTACCAAGTCGTTTGGCCACTTGATGCGAACTGGTAAACCATGCTGTTCAAGCCTCTCAGCAAGGGCCAGCGCCACAATGAGGCCAAATAAGGCTACAGAATGGCTTCTACGAGGCCATGGTAAAGCTGCACTAATCCAAACACCACCTCGTGGCGATTGCCAAATGCGTTCTCCTTGGCCATGGGCCCGGATTTGCCGAGCGGCAATCAAGGCACGTGGATGTTCTCCTGTCCAGGGCTTATTGCGAAGCCAGTGGCCAAGGCCTTGCTCAGTACTGACTGCAACAGACTGACATCGCAAACTCCAGTGCAACGAGCTGGCCGGGTTACGGCGGAGATAGTAGTGTAGTCTTGCTCCGCTAGTATAAGGCTTCATCGCAAGTAAGCTGCTGGCCTCTGTTTGCACTAATTGTCTTAGTCTGTCCATGCTTTAGGTATACCGCTATTAGTCCAATCTGGCTTTGCTTGCTAAGGGGGAGGGATAACTACAGCTACCTCATGTCCCCATGTGAGCTGATGGATACTTTGAAATACATATACTATAGCTGTTCTGTGCAGTGGCCTCAAGGCAGTTTATCTGATTTCTTGCGCCTGTTCAGTTCCAGTTATATCTATATAGTTCTAGGGTTGGGATTCCTTGTGTTTTGTTGAGTACTTAATCTTAAACCTCTGTCCCCGCCGGTCATATATATCACCTTGTACACTGGTGAAAGATCTTGTTGGCAGTTCCAGAGGCCGAGAGCTGCTAGTACCAAATAACTAAAGTAACGTAATCTTAAGATTACAATATGAGGCTGTTTAGCAGGGTCACCGCTCTATTTATGAAGAAGAAGCTTTGGAAAACCCAAGTTTAGAGTTTGTCAATAGCCTTACGCAGATCATCAAGGTCTGAATCTACCTCGGTCACCTTCACACGCTGAACATCCGTTGCTGTCTTTTCCGAAGCTGGCAGTGCAACAGTTTCTGAACCACTAGTGAGTCGCTTCAAGGAAGCTAATTCGTCATCAATGTCACTACCTCCCTCTAAAGCGGAGAACTTGCTCTCTAGATCTGCCCCAGCTAGCTCTGCTGTCGCCTGACTGCTAGCTTCCAACGCTTGTACTTCATCCTCCATGCGCTCAAAAGCTGCCATAGCTGAATTGGTACCAAGGCTTCCTACAGCACTTTGGAGCTGCTGCTGCGCTTGAGCAGCCTGCGCCCGCGCCTTTAACATGTCCTTTTTAGTGCGAGCCTGAGCAATCTTCCCTTCAAGCGCTGCTAGGCTGCGCTTGAGTGTATCCACTTGACTCTCTTGTCCTTTTAGCTGACTAGAGACTGTTGCTGCTGACTCCTGGAAACTCTTACGGCGAGAGAGTGCCTCGCGAGCAAGATTCTCCTCACCCTTTCTTAAGGCAAGCTCAGCTCTCTCATACCAAACTCTTGCTTGACTCTCTGCCTGGTCTGCCTGGTTTTGGAGGCGCCTCTGACTAGCAATAGCAGTTGCTACTGCCTGACGCAACTTGACTAGATCCGCCTGCATATCGGCAACAGACTGGTCAAGAATCTTGACCGGATCCTCGGCCTTGCTAACTAGATCGTTGAGGTTTGCACGCAGAAGGCGGCTGAGCCGATCGAAGAAACCCATGACGGCGGACACTTAAGCCTGGAAGAGGCTAGCGAGTTATTGTGGTGGTGTTCTCTAGTGTGGCTTTTCTGAGCCCAAGTTTATAGAGGATAGGCTATTGGCTATTGCCCCTAACTCTCAGCATCCCCAGCGTGGAGTAATGGAAGTGCTCAAATCTCCGCTGCTGTCAGGAGCTACGCCCCTCAGTCAGTGTCTTGACGATCTTGAGCATCAGTGGAACCGGAAAGGATCTTCTGCTACTCTCTGGCGAGACTGGCCTCATCTAGTGGGGCCACAACTAGCTATGCACTGTCAGCCTCTGGCCCTGCACGGCAAACGACTTACCATCGGTGCCAAGCATCCATACTGGTGCCAGGTACTTCAATACAGCCGCACGCAACTCCTAGCCAACTTCCGGTCGGCAGGTTTTGCTATCCGCGACTTGCATATACAGCGTCGCCACATAGCTACAGCACCCGTCCTTGAGCGAGAAGAGGAGATTTGGGCTCGTCATCCCAGCCGATATGACGTCCATGGCACAGGTTGCTGTCCAGCATGTGGTAGTCCAGCGCCGGCTGGTGAGATGGCTTTGTGGGGCCATTGTGGCTTTTGCCGAAGGTCAAGCTTGAGTGGTCAATAGCGCTCGGGCCTGGGCTGACGCCAGTTAGGGCGCTTGCCACTGAGGCTGAGTAGCGTAGCTCGCTGCTCAAGTTCATCTCTATGCAAGCGCCAAACCTCATAGATGCCAAAGCGACCAAGTTGCTGTCGTTGCATACTTTGCCAGTAAGAACGGGAAAGTGTGCTCTGGTCTATCACTACAAGTAAAGTACTAGGTACAGATAATTCGCTACCAGTGTGTCCAAGCCACCCGTAGCGATGTTCTGATCGCAGGCGGTCAGAGAGATTGACTAGAGCTCTTTTAGAGCGGCCTTCGTAGAGTACGACCTGATCTGCGTAGAAGTGCAGTGAAGGTTTTATAACCCCGACCATTGCCAATGGCTCGCCAGGCAGGCGACTGCAGCGCACGAACTCAGCAACTTGACGAATAGGTAGTTGGCGAACCTTGTCACCAAGAGAGATTATTGGCACTAATACAGTTATCTGAAACATAATCAAAGGGATCTGCATTATCAGCAAGTGACCAGAAAGCTTCTTCCAAAGCAAGATTAAGCCAAGCACCCCAGATATAAGAATACAGACTGCAGCACGCATAATAAGACGACTAGCAACTAACTCTACTGGTAATGTAGGCATCTCAGAGTCACGAACTAGGGAAATCCAAGTTGGTGAAGCGAAGAGGATTGCTGCTAGCAGTAGAGTCAGTCCAGCAGTACCTTTCCAAGCCCAGCGGTGCAATTCAGTAGATGGAGTTGGCATACATGTTGCTAGGCCGATTAAGATTGCTGCAGCTGGTGTAGCTGGTAGCCAGTAGCTAGGTAACTTTGTGGCCGCTGCAGTAAAAAGTAGAAATATTGCTAATAGCCAACTTGAGGCAAAGGTTGCTAAAGTATACGGCGGCTCTTCAAGAGTTGCCTGCCTTTGCAAACAGCGTCTCAGACAGATGGAAAGCTCAAGAAGTAATAGCAGGCTAAATGGTAATGCAGCAAGCAGCATTAGCGGCAGGAAAAACCACCAAGGCTGAAGATGGTTGTTAACGACACTTGTTAGACGTTGTAAGTTATGATAGCCAAAGAAGCTATTCCAAAATGGCTCCCCCTCTACAACCAGCTCTACGACATACCAGGGGAGGCTAACTGCAGCAGTCAGCAGTAATCCAGGCACTAAATGTAAGCGATCTAGCAAGCTTCTAGAGCGGCGCGTCAATATGGCAAAAAGCACCAGTGTCAGCAGCATTAGTGCTATGGCAACTGGTCCTTTCGTAAGAACAGCCAGGCCAAGCATAAACCAAGCAGGCCACCAGGGTTGGTGTTCAGGCATAGCGAAGCGACGCCACTGGAACAACAAACTGATAGAAAGTGTACCGCATAGCAAGGCATCACTAACAGCTACTCGGTTCCATAGTAAAACTAGTGGAGAAAGCGCAAAAGCGAGAGCAATTGAGAGTGCAGTTTGGGGAGGATTTTTATCCTGTGGTTGTGGCAGAACCATGACAGTATCTGCTAGTACCAACATTGTGATAACAGTGGCAATTGCTGAAGGAAACCTTGCTGCCCAACTCCCAAGGGGATCCCAGAGTTCTCTGGCAGGTAGAGCATAGCCCACTCCCATAAGCCAGTAGACAAAGGGTGGTTTGTCAAATCGAGGCAATCCATTAACTCTGGGTGTTAGCCAGTCTCTGGTACGTACCATTCCTCGGGCTGAGGCGGCAAACAAAGGAGGTGTTTCATCTACTAAGCCTGTCTGGCCAAGCCCCCAGAAACAGATAATTAAGCCGAGAACTAAGGTAAGAAGAAGAGCCCTACGACGCTGACGCAGTGTCGGTATAGATCTCCGCCTTGCGGCAAGGTCTAGCATTAGTTGCCTACATTAACCTCTGATGTAAGACCTCTCACAAGCCAGTCCTCGACTCGTTGGGCGAATACCTCGTGGGAAGCTGAGTACTCCACCCAATGACGGCAGGACGCGCGATTAATCTCGGGAACCCGCTTAATAGCTGCTGCTAGAGCAAAAATGTCATCGGGCGGCACTAACCAGCCTGTAACTCCATTCTTAATAAGTTCTCCTGGACCACCACGGTCATAGGCGATTACTGGCACACCACAGGCCATTGCTTCTACTACGACATTGCCGTAGGCTTCATTCCACTTGGGTGTATTGATTAAAGCGCGACAACGTCCAAGTTGGTCTTGTAACTGTGCAGTAGAAAGAAAACCTTGCCAGGAGATAGTCCCAGCTGGAACTGACTCTTCAACTCTGTGCGCATAGGAGTAATCCTCAACAATGCCCCATACGAGTAGCTTTTCTCCTATAGCAGCAGCAGCAGCAGCAGCATCTTCCAAGCCTTTTTCCGGAGCAATCCGGCCAGCCCATCCTAAGGGACCTGTACAGCCATGCTGGCGGAAGGTATAATTTGACAGATTGAACCCATTACCAACAATCACTGGTGCCTCAGGAAGACGGAAGTCAGCTGCCTGACGTTGGCTGTGGAAAGCCAATCTTCGCTGATCCCAGCGTGCCAGCTGCTCAATTTGCTCTCGCATTACTGTTGCGACAGCTCCCATACTGACCAGATGGAAGATTGGTACAGGCGCTATTGGTGTCAGCCAAAGCGGCAGCCAATCGTAGCCTAAGTTAATTACCGCATCAGTATCCTGAGCAATCTTGAAGACACAATCCCACAGACGAGGCAAGACTGCACCCCTAGGGATTTGTACTGAGCTTTCAGGGTCAGCATGCTGCCAACTTGGTTGTTCTGTTCCTGGTTCTGTCAGCATTTTTAGTGCAGTTGGGGCATCAGTTAATTGAGAGCCTTCTGGAGCTACTAGCGTTAACTGATAACCGCGGGCGTTTAAACCACTGATTAGAGAGTGCAGTGTTAACTCAACGCCACCGCCACTGCCACTGCCAAGACGACCTACAGATGTGCTTACAAGCACCAGGTGCTGTAGATAAGAGTTGGACGTCACACTCCTAGTTCCCTAACCAACCTCAATTAATGCTGGAGGTTCCCATAGTCGCCGCCGTTGGCTCACCAACACAACTGACAACAGCACCAGCACAGCTCCTAACCACTGCATAGCAGATAGTCGCTCTCCGAGCAGCAGACCGCTTGAGAGTAAGGCAAACACAGGTGTTAAAAAGCCAAGCGTACTGAAGCTAGTGAGTTCAACACTGCAAGCAAGCCAAAAAAAGAGACCATAGGCAAGTGCACCTCCTAAGAGGCTTGCATATCCCATTTGTAACCATTCGTTGACCGACCAGGTCGGTATGAGCGACTCCCTAGGAGCGGTTAGCGAATACCAAGTTAATAGCGGTAAACTTCCGAGAAGCATGTGCCAGCCTGTAATTGCTACAGGATCACTCGAGCGACTGGCATAGCGGATAAGCACGGTGCCAAAAGCCATAGCAACAGCAGCAGCAAGCATCCAGAGCTCACCGCTATTCCAAGCTATCGACAACGTAGATTCATCAGTAGAGAGAACTAAGTGACGGAATAGCGGCAGCGGCACACCTAGGAAAACAATACCTAGCAGCCCTAGAGAAAGACCAATCCAGCCAATAGGGTTAATGGCTTCACCAAATAGTGCGCGAGCCAGCAGAGCCACCATCAAAGGCTGAGAATCTATGAGGATAGATCCCAAGCCAGCACCAGTATCGCTAAGGCCACGGGCTAGGAAAAGTTGGAAGACAGTGCCGTCAACCAAGGTGAATACGAAGAACCACGGTAAGTCGCCGCGGTTGATACTGAGTGGACGACCCAAAGCTAACAAGGCAATGATTACTGCAGTGCCTGCTGGCAGTAGACGCAAGGCAGCTACAAGTATGGGACTACCGGATTGCACAAGGGGGGTCATTGCAGTCATT
Coding sequences within:
- a CDS encoding glycosyltransferase family 39 protein, with the translated sequence MLDLAARRRSIPTLRQRRRALLLTLVLGLIICFWGLGQTGLVDETPPLFAASARGMVRTRDWLTPRVNGLPRFDKPPFVYWLMGVGYALPARELWDPLGSWAARFPSAIATVITMLVLADTVMVLPQPQDKNPPQTALSIALAFALSPLVLLWNRVAVSDALLCGTLSISLLFQWRRFAMPEHQPWWPAWFMLGLAVLTKGPVAIALMLLTLVLFAILTRRSRSLLDRLHLVPGLLLTAAVSLPWYVVELVVEGEPFWNSFFGYHNLQRLTSVVNNHLQPWWFFLPLMLLAALPFSLLLLLELSICLRRCLQRQATLEEPPYTLATFASSWLLAIFLLFTAAATKLPSYWLPATPAAAILIGLATCMPTPSTELHRWAWKGTAGLTLLLAAILFASPTWISLVRDSEMPTLPVELVASRLIMRAAVCILISGVLGLILLWKKLSGHLLIMQIPLIMFQITVLVPIISLGDKVRQLPIRQVAEFVRCSRLPGEPLAMVGVIKPSLHFYADQVVLYEGRSKRALVNLSDRLRSEHRYGWLGHTGSELSVPSTLLVVIDQSTLSRSYWQSMQRQQLGRFGIYEVWRLHRDELEQRATLLSLSGKRPNWRQPRPERY
- a CDS encoding EamA family transporter, giving the protein MTYLWRWLLMLLPFALWGTAMTAMTPLVQSGSPILVAALRLLPAGTAVIIALLALGRPLSINRGDLPWFFVFTLVDGTVFQLFLARGLSDTGAGLGSILIDSQPLMVALLARALFGEAINPIGWIGLSLGLLGIVFLGVPLPLFRHLVLSTDESTLSIAWNSGELWMLAAAVAMAFGTVLIRYASRSSDPVAITGWHMLLGSLPLLTWYSLTAPRESLIPTWSVNEWLQMGYASLLGGALAYGLFFWLACSVELTSFSTLGFLTPVFALLSSGLLLGERLSAMQWLGAVLVLLSVVLVSQRRRLWEPPALIEVG
- a CDS encoding PspA/IM30 family protein → MGFFDRLSRLLRANLNDLVSKAEDPVKILDQSVADMQADLVKLRQAVATAIASQRRLQNQADQAESQARVWYERAELALRKGEENLAREALSRRKSFQESAATVSSQLKGQESQVDTLKRSLAALEGKIAQARTKKDMLKARAQAAQAQQQLQSAVGSLGTNSAMAAFERMEDEVQALEASSQATAELAGADLESKFSALEGGSDIDDELASLKRLTSGSETVALPASEKTATDVQRVKVTEVDSDLDDLRKAIDKL
- a CDS encoding biotin--[acetyl-CoA-carboxylase] ligase, coding for MDRLRQLVQTEASSLLAMKPYTSGARLHYYLRRNPASSLHWSLRCQSVAVSTEQGLGHWLRNKPWTGEHPRALIAARQIRAHGQGERIWQSPRGGVWISAALPWPRRSHSVALFGLIVALALAERLEQHGLPVRIKWPNDLVVGSRKLAGLLPSLVHRGNNLRLARIGLGMNVVNPVPAEGVALVQLLPQVLACPEAWAVEVLLALEHAILLSRCSVVWLREQIESRLWSTEVQDPESHEIWAITGISDLGELRLQRENRHRSWTRWC
- a CDS encoding glycosyl transferase produces the protein MLVSTSVGRLGSGSGGGVELTLHSLISGLNARGYQLTLVAPEGSQLTDAPTALKMLTEPGTEQPSWQHADPESSVQIPRGAVLPRLWDCVFKIAQDTDAVINLGYDWLPLWLTPIAPVPIFHLVSMGAVATVMREQIEQLARWDQRRLAFHSQRQAADFRLPEAPVIVGNGFNLSNYTFRQHGCTGPLGWAGRIAPEKGLEDAAAAAAAIGEKLLVWGIVEDYSYAHRVEESVPAGTISWQGFLSTAQLQDQLGRCRALINTPKWNEAYGNVVVEAMACGVPVIAYDRGGPGELIKNGVTGWLVPPDDIFALAAAIKRVPEINRASCRHWVEYSASHEVFAQRVEDWLVRGLTSEVNVGN